GACGAACTCACCTTGGAGCTCGCCGACCTCGTCAACGAGGAGATCGAGAAGCTCGTCGACGCCGGCGCTCGCTACATCCAGATCGACGAGCCCGCACTCGCGACCACGCCCGACGACCACGCCATCGTCGGCGAGGCCTTAGAGCACATTGTCGCCGATATCCCCGAGGAGGTCCGCATTGGTCTCCACGTCTGTTACGGCGATTACTCCCGCATCTACCCCGAGATCCTCGAGTTCCCGGTCGACGAGTTCGACCTCGAACTCGCCAACGGTGACTACGAGCAGCTGGATGTCTTCAAAGATCCCGAGTTCAGCAAGGATCTCGCACTCGGCGTCTGTGACGCTCACATCGCCGAAGTCGAGTCAGTCGAGCAGATCGAAGAGAACATCAAAAAGGGTCTCGAGGTCGTGCCGCCGGAACAGCTCGTCGTCTCGCCGGACTGCGGCGTGAAGCTGCTGCCCCGCGAGGTCGCCTACGGCAAGATGGCGAACATGGTGCAGGCGGCCCGAAACGTCGAGGAAGACCTCGACGCGGGCAACATCGACGTCGAGCGCGGTGCGCCGACGCCGGCCGACGACTGACGCGGTTCGCCACGTCGTTACGTTTATCCGGCGGTTCGTTGCCAGCTGAGGTCTCATCTGAGTTTTCTGCTCTACGATTTCCGTTTCGACGGCCGCATCCGTCTGTGCCTCGTGGGAGACGGTCACACGCATATTACGTCCGAAGACACTGTTGAATCAAGAAACAGGAGTTGGACACAAGTGTTACCTGGTAACCTTCCTGTCCGATAATATATACATGGGTCGAGTTCGAAGAAACGGTCGATGCAAGATTCTCTCGAGGCCCGACATGAACTGCGCGACGACGTCGCCGAGCATCGCGAACCAGACCACGACATCGATCCGCTGTTCGTCAATCGATGGTCGCCGCGTGCAATGACCGGCGAACCGCTCGATGAGGAGGAGTACCTCCCGCTGTTCGAGGCTGCCCGCTGGGCACCCTCCGCGTTCAACAATCAGCACTGGCGGTTTTGCTATGCGAGCCGTGAGGACGACGAGTGGGACACCTTCGTTGACCTCCTGGGTGAAGGGAACCAGGCATGGGCGACCGACGCAGCCGTTCTCACAGTCATCGTCTCCAAGACGACGTTCGACCACAACGGCGAACCGGCCCCCGTCCACTCCTTCGACACCGGTGCGGCCTGGGAGAACCTCGCACTCGAGGGCGCACGCCGTGACTTGGCTGTCCACGGGATGGCCGGCTTCGATTACGA
This genomic stretch from Natrinema sp. SYSU A 869 harbors:
- a CDS encoding methionine synthase yields the protein MSTNENKDQFRPADHENDNFLLTTVVGSYPKPKWLNRAKELYQDEDHGFDEDDYQEAKNDAARLITNEHERAGLDVVVDGEMRRNEMVEFFAHRIEGYEFNGPVKVWGHNYFDKPSVVSEVEYDENWLVDEYEFTAEASNRPVKVPITGPYTLANWSFNEAYEDDDELTLELADLVNEEIEKLVDAGARYIQIDEPALATTPDDHAIVGEALEHIVADIPEEVRIGLHVCYGDYSRIYPEILEFPVDEFDLELANGDYEQLDVFKDPEFSKDLALGVCDAHIAEVESVEQIEENIKKGLEVVPPEQLVVSPDCGVKLLPREVAYGKMANMVQAARNVEEDLDAGNIDVERGAPTPADD
- a CDS encoding nitroreductase family protein, encoding MQDSLEARHELRDDVAEHREPDHDIDPLFVNRWSPRAMTGEPLDEEEYLPLFEAARWAPSAFNNQHWRFCYASREDDEWDTFVDLLGEGNQAWATDAAVLTVIVSKTTFDHNGEPAPVHSFDTGAAWENLALEGARRDLAVHGMAGFDYERAAEELDVPDGFAVEAMVAIGERAPPETLPEELQEREQPSDRKPLAETLHRGGFE